The Mesoterricola silvestris sequence GCGCCACCCCCTGGGCCGGCCGGGAATCCTCATGGCGGGCCTGCCCTCGGAGCCCTCCCGCCGCCGAACCTACACCCGCATCGCCCTGGCGTCGATCCTGGGTCGCACCCTCCAGGGCCAGCGGTTCTCCACGGACTTCACCCTGACCTTCCATGCCCACGGCGGAAAGCTGACGGTGGGCGCCGACCGCCTCGAGCCGGGCCAGGCCAAGGGCCTGATCCACGACCTGGGAGCCCGCACGGAATTCCTGCTCCTGGCCGCGGATCTGGCCGGCCGGCATCCCGGCGGCATGGTCGTGCGGGTGCGGGGCGGGCTGGACGCCGACGCCTCCAGCGTGCGCGTCCAATAGGGTTGCCGCAGCCGGTTCCTCGTCCCATGATGGAAACCTGAGGCTCCCCTGGGGCACTGAGGAAAGCATGGAAGAGGAAGTTCATTCCCAACGATCCCGGATCCGCGTTTCGGCGCTTTCCATCACCGCGGGCCTCTGCATCCTCGCCCTGAAGTACTACGCCTTCCAGATCTCCCATTCCGCGGCCCTGAAATCCGACGCCATCGAGAACGTGGTCAACGTAGTGGCGGCGGTGTTCGCCCTGGGGGCCATCATCTTCGCGGGCAAGCCGGCGGACAGGGAACACCCCTACGGCCACGGCAAGATCGAGCATTTCTCCGCGGCCTTCGAGGGGGGCATGATCAGCCTCGCGGCGGTGCTCATCGGCTACGAGGCGGTGCATTCCCTCGTGGACCGCCCCCCCCTGGAGCACCTCGGCCGGGGCATGGCCGTCAACTTCACCGCCGGCGTCCTCAACGGCGCGCTGGGCCTCTATCTCATCCACTGCGGGAAGAAGCAGAAGTCCCTGGCCCTGGAGGCCGACGGCCACCACGTGCTTTCGGATTTCTACACCACGGTGGGCATGGGTCTGGGTCTCATCCTCCTCACCCTCACCGGCTGGCAGTGGCTGGACGCGATCATCGCCCTGGGCGTGGGCGCGCTCCTGGCCTGGACCGGTTTCAAGCTGGTGCGCTCCTCCAGCGCCGCCCTGCTGGACACCGAGGACCCGGACCTCCTGGACAAGATCGTGGCGGCCATCAACCGCATCCGCCCCAAGGACATCCTGGCCATCCACGAACTGCGCACCCTGCGCTCCGGGCGCCACATCCACGTGGACATCCACATGGTGGTTCCCGAGTTCTACGGCATCGCCCAGAGCCACGACCTGGCCGACGCCTTCGCCAAGTCCGTGGTGAGGGAGGCCGGCATCGACGGGGAGTTCCACACCCACGTGGATCCCTGCCAGCGGTGCCACTGCGAGCATTGCGCGGTGGAGCCCTGCCCCATCCGCACCCAGGCCCAGGAGCGCACCCTGCCCATCACCATCGAAGAAGCCGTGGCGGCTGGCCCCGTCTAGGAGGCATCCCATGGCCCTTCGCTTCCACCCCGGTGCGGTTCCCCGGCGGTGGCGCGGGGTGCTGGGGGCGATCCTGCTCCTGGCGGGGGCCGCCGCCCTGGGGGACCGGATCCTCGCCGGACCCGTGCGGGGCTGGGCCGAACGCGCCATGAACCGGCATCTGGTGGGCTACCAGGTGCGCATCGCCCGGGCCCGCCCCCACTTCTGGAGGCTGGCCCTCGCGCTGGAGGGGGTGACCCTCACCCAGGTGGGCCATCCCGAGCCCCCGGTGGCCGACATCGGCGCCCTGCGGTTCAGCCTCATCGCCCACGAACTGGTTCGCTTCCGGGTGGCCGGGGACCTGACCCTGGACCATCCCGACCTGCACGTGAACCTGGACCAGATCCAGACCGAGGCCCGCAGCGGGAAACGGCTCCAGGACAAGGGCTGGCAGGAGGCCGTGGAGTCCGTGTTCCCCTTCAAGCTCAACCGGGTGGAGGTCCGGCAGGGTTCCCTCCTCTACCTCTCCGGCGACCCCGGGGACAAGCCCCTGCGGCTCACCCGCCTGGAGATGGAGGCCCGGAACGTGCGCAACATCCGGGCCGTCAAGGG is a genomic window containing:
- a CDS encoding cation diffusion facilitator family transporter, which encodes MEEEVHSQRSRIRVSALSITAGLCILALKYYAFQISHSAALKSDAIENVVNVVAAVFALGAIIFAGKPADREHPYGHGKIEHFSAAFEGGMISLAAVLIGYEAVHSLVDRPPLEHLGRGMAVNFTAGVLNGALGLYLIHCGKKQKSLALEADGHHVLSDFYTTVGMGLGLILLTLTGWQWLDAIIALGVGALLAWTGFKLVRSSSAALLDTEDPDLLDKIVAAINRIRPKDILAIHELRTLRSGRHIHVDIHMVVPEFYGIAQSHDLADAFAKSVVREAGIDGEFHTHVDPCQRCHCEHCAVEPCPIRTQAQERTLPITIEEAVAAGPV